The following coding sequences are from one Salvia hispanica cultivar TCC Black 2014 chromosome 3, UniMelb_Shisp_WGS_1.0, whole genome shotgun sequence window:
- the LOC125214145 gene encoding glycosyl hydrolase 5 family protein-like has translation MTNKMNHHAILMALFLVQVVSFSKSAPLSTYSRWIVDSVIGQRVKLACVNWPSHLEPMIAEGLDKKPMDDIIQKIIENGFNCVRFTWPTYMFTRPDYRNLRVSESLDKYNLTAAKAGIAKNNPWILRMTVVELHKAVVGELGKKKVMVVLDNHVSLPTWCCAGNDGNGFFGDAYFDPKEWLQGLAAVATAYKGFPQVVGMSLRNELRGGRQNEPDWYKYMQEGANTIHAQNPDLLVIVSGLYTDTNLGYLRSKAFQVNFANKLVFEAHWYTFGIPDKAWTDQTNNLCATVTKRAQDNYLFLTSAKDSFPVFISEFGINEKSPSVADSRYITCFLAAVADFDLDWALWSLQGSYILREGKVNLDESYGILDINWDRLRNPGFVSRLQIIQQINQDFTSVKPTYYKMFHPLSGQCVQIVKDDIALANCNNASRWDEHQDGSPIKLEGAAGCLGLVGEGVAPRVSEDCSSKWKIVSSSGLHLAAQDGKGEYLCLEVNASDSRIVTKKCLCVGNDLSNLRTCVDNPQSQWFKFVAANV, from the exons atgacaaacaaaatgaatcacCACGCCATTTTAATGGCTCTTTTCCTTGTTCAAGTCGTCTCCTTCTCCAAATCCGCGCCGCTGTCGACGTACTCCCGATGGATAGTCGACAGCGTGATCGGGCAGCGCGTGAAGCTCGCGTGCGTGAACTGGCCTTCACACTTGGAGCCGATGATCGCAGAGGGCTTAGACAAGAAGCCGATGGACGacataattcaaaagataattgaAAATGGGTTCAACTGCGTTAGGTTTACGTGGCCGACGTACATGTTCACGAGGCCGGATTACAGAAACCTTAGGGTTTCCGAATCCTTGGATAAATACAACCTCACGGCCGCGAAAGCCGGGATTGCCAAAAACAATCCTTGGATCCTGAGAATGACGGTGGTGGAGCTTCACAAGGCGGTGGTTGGGGAGCTCgggaagaagaaggtgatggTGGTGCTCGATAACCACGTCAGCCTGCCCACGTGGTGCTGCGCTGGCAACGACGGGAATGGATTTTTCGGGGATGCTTACTTTGACCCCAAGGAGTGGTTGCAAGGCCTAGCTGCAGTGGCCACAGCATATAAGGGTTTTCCTCAG GTTGTGGGCATGAGCTTGAGAAACGAGCTACGAGGGGGGCGACAGAACGAGCCGGACTGGTACAAGTATATGCAAGAAGGAGCCAACACAATCCACGCGCAAAACCCTGATTTGCTAGTCATTGTCTCGGGTCTATACACGGACACCAACCTCGGGTATCTGAGGTCGAAGGCGTTCCAAGTTAACTTCGCCAACAAATTAGTGTTCGAGGCACACTGGTACACGTTCGGCATCCCTGACAAGGCCTGGACTGACCAAACCAACAATCTATGTGCCACCGTCACCAAAAGGGCACAAGACAATTACCTCTTCTTGACTAGTGCCAAAGACTCTTTTCCTGTTTTCATAAGTGAATTTGGGATTAATGAGAAATCTCCGAGTGTTGCAGACAGCAGATACATAACTTGTTTCCTGGCTGCTGTGGCTGACTTCGATCTCGATTGGGCTTTGTGGAGTTTGCAAGGAAGCTACATACTTAGGGAGGGCAAAGTTAATCTTGATGAATCTTATGGGATTCTTGATATCAATTGGGATCGTCTCAGAAACCCTGGCTTTGTTAGCAGGTTGCAAATTATCCAACAGATCAATCAAG ATTTCACATCAGTGAAACCAACATATTACAAAATGTTCCATCCTTTAAGTGGGCAATGTGTGCAAATTGTGAAGGATGATATAGCTCTAGCTAACTGCAACAATGCAAGCCGGTGGGACGAACACCAAGATGGTAGCCCTATAAAGTTGGAGGGGGCTGCAGGGTGCCTCGGTCTGGTCGGAGAAGGGGTGGCACCTCGTGTATCGGAGGATTGTTCCAGCAAGTGGAAGATTGTGTCAAGCTCGGGTCTTCATTTGGCGGCCCAAGATGGGAAAGGGGAATATTTGTGCTTGGAAGTTAATGCTTCGGATTCAAGGATTGTGACAAAGAAATGTTTGTGTGTTGGAAATGATCTTAGTAATTTACGCACATGTGTTGACAATCCTCAATCACAATGGTTTAAATTTGTAGCAGCAAatgtttga
- the LOC125214162 gene encoding glycosyl hydrolase 5 family protein-like: MGKGRIVNYSAIAAFVFLQIISICSSLPLSTKSRWIVDDANGQRVKLACVNWPSHLEPMIAEGLEKKPVSEIARKITANGFNCVRFTWSTFMFTRPEYGSLRVSESLGKYNLSAARAGIARNNPHILNMTVVELHKAVVDELGRRKVMVVLDNHISRPGWCCSDDDGSGFFGDADFDPEEWQRGLIAVAQAYKGNPAVVGMSMRNELRGKRQNEADWYKYMRIGANTINTQNPDFLVIVSGLQAVQRINQDFKSEHPTYYKMFHPLSGHCVQIVENGIVVANCKNASKWEQHQDDGPIKLVGSPQCLGVAGDGEAPRVSEDCSSKWKYVSSSGLHLAAQGGNGGYLCLEMNASDSKLVTKKCLCVGDDLVDLSTCADNPQAQWFKFIPSNI; this comes from the exons atgggaaaaggaAGAATAGTGAATTATTCTGCCATTGCAGCATTTGTGTTTCTTCAAATAATCTCCATTTGCAGTTCATTGCCGCTATCGACGAAGTCACGATGGATCGTGGACGACGCGAACGGGCAGCGCGTGAAGCTCGCGTGCGTGAACTGGCCCTCGCACTTGGAGCCGATGATCGCAGAGGGCCTAGAGAAGAAGCCGGTGAGCGAGATAGCGCGTAAGATAACCGCGAACGGCTTCAACTGCGTGAGGTTCACGTGGTCGACGTTCATGTTCACGAGGCCGGAATACGGCAGCCTCAGAGTCTCCGAATCATTGGGCAAGTACAATCTGTCGGCCGCGAGAGCCGGCATTGCTAGAAACAACCCTCATATTCTGAACATGACGGTGGTCGAGCTTCACAAGGCGGTGGTGGATGAGCTCGGGAGGAGGAAGGTGATGGTGGTGCTCGATAACCACATCAGCCGCCCGGGGTGGTGCTGCAGCGACGACGACGGGAGTGGCTTCTTCGGAGATGCTGATTTTGACCCGGAGGAATGGCAGCGAGGTTTGATTGCGGTTGCCCAAGCGTATAAGGGTAACCCTGCG GTTGTGGGTATGAGCATGAGGAATGAGCTACGAGGCAAACGACAGAACGAGGCGGACTGGTACAAATACATGCGGATAGGAGCCAACACAATCAACACACAAAACCCGGATTTCCTAGTCATCGTCTCCGG ATTGCAGGCTGTTCAACGGATCAATCAAG ATTTCAAGTCGGAGCATCCAACATACTATAAAATGTTCCACCCTTTGAGTGGGCATTGTGTGCAAATAGTGGAGAATGGGATAGTTGTGGCTAACTGCAAAAATGCAAGCAAATGGGAGCAGCATCAAGATGATGGGCCTATCAAGCTAGTTGGGAGCCCACAGTGCTTGGGAGTGGCCGGAGACGGGGAGGCACCTCGTGTATCGGAGGATTGTTCGAGTAAGTGGAAGTATGTGTCAAGTTCTGGTCTGCATTTAGCTGCACAAGGTGGAAATGGGGGATATTTGTGCTTGGAAATGAATGCTTCTGATTCTAAACTTGTGACAAAGAAATGTTTGTGCGTAGGAGATGATCTTGTTGATTTATCTACTTGTGCTGACAATCCGCAAGCACAATGGTTTAAGTTTATTCCATCAAATATTTGA
- the LOC125214154 gene encoding glycosyl hydrolase 5 family protein-like, with protein MNHHAILTALFLVQIAAFSKSAPLSTNSRWIVDSASGKRVKLACVNWPSHLEPMIAEGLDKKPMDDIIQKISGSGFNCVRFTWPTYMFTRPDYGNLRVSESLDKYNLTAAKAGIAKNNPWILRMTVVELHKAVVGELGKKKVMVVLDNHVSRPTWCCAGNDGNGFFGDAYFDPKEWLQGLAAVAIAYKAFPQVVGISLRNELRGGRENIPDWYKYMQEGANTIHAQNPNLLVIVSGLHTATKLDYLKSKAFEVNFANKLVFEAHWYTFGIPDKAWIAQTNNLCDTVTKRAQDNYLFLTSAKNSFPLFLSEFGIDERGPSVADSRYITCFLAAVAELDVDWALWSLQGSYMLRQGKVNLDESYGILDFDWDRLRNPGFVSRLQIVQHINQDFTSKKPTYYKMFHPLSGKCVQIVHNEMTLANCNYASRWNQHRDDSPLKLEGAAGCLSVPGDGVSPRVSRDYSSKWKIVSSSGLHLAAQDRKGEYLCLEVNASDSRVVAKKCLCVGDDLSNFRTCADNPQSQWFKLVPTNV; from the exons ATGAATCACCACGCCATTTTAACCGCTCTTTTCCTTGTCCAAATCGCCGCCTTCTCCAAATCCGCGCCGCTGTCGACGAACTCCCGATGGATAGTCGACAGCGCGAGCGGGAAGCGCGTGAAGCTGGCGTGCGTGAACTGGCCCTCGCACTTGGAGCCGATGATCGCTGAGGGCTTAGACAAGAAGCCGATGGACGacataattcaaaagataagtGGAAGTGGATTCAACTGCGTTAGGTTTACTTGGCCAACGTACATGTTCACGAGGCCGGATTACGGAAACCTTAGGGTTTCCGAATCCTTGGATAAATACAACCTCACGGCCGCGAAAGCCGGGATTGCCAAAAACAATCCTTGGATCCTTAGAATGACGGTGGTGGAGCTTCACAAGGCGGTGGTTGGGGAGCTCgggaagaagaaggtgatggTGGTGCTCGATAACCACGTCAGCAGGCCCACGTGGTGCTGCGCTGGCAACGACGGGAATGGATTTTTCGGGGATGCTTACTTTGACCCCAAGGAGTGGTTGCAAGGCTTAGCTGCAGTTGCCATAGCATATAAGGCTTTTCCTCAG GTTGTGGGCATAAGCTTGCGAAACGAGCTGCGAGGCGGCCGAGAGAACATCCCGGATTGGTACAAGTATATGCAAGAAGGAGCCAACACAATCCACGCGCAAAATCCCAATTTGTTAGTCATCGTCTCCGGTCTACACACCGCCACCAAGCTCGACTATCTCAAGTCAAAGGCGTTCGAAGTTAACTTCGCCAACAAATTAGTGTTCGAGGCACATTGGTACACATTTGGCATCCCTGACAAAGCCTGGATTGCCCAAACCAACAATCTATGTGACACTGTCACCAAAAGGGCACAAGACAATTACCTCTTCTTGACTAGTGCCAAAAActcttttcctctttttttaaGTGAATTTGGGATTGATGAGAGAGGCCCGAGTGTTGCAGACAGCAGATACATAACTTGTTTCTTGGCTGCTGTGGCTGAGCTCGATGTCGACTGGGCTTTGTGGAGTTTGCAAGGGAGCTATATGCTTAGGCAGGGCAAAGTAAATCTTGATGAATCTTATGGgattcttgattttgattgggaTCGTCTCAGAAACCCTGGCTTTGTTAGCAGGTTGCAAATTGTTCAGCACATCAATCAAG ATTTCACATCTAAGAAACCAACATATTACAAAATGTTCCATCCTTTAAGTGGGAAATGTGTGCAAATTGTGCATAATGAGATGACACTAGCTAACTGCAACTATGCAAGCCGATGGAATCAACACCGAGATGATAGCCCTTTAAAGTTGGAGGGCGCTGCAGGGTGCCTTAGTGTGCCCGGGGACGGAGTGTCGCCTCGTGTTTCGAGGGACTATTCAAGCAAGTGGAAGATTGTGTCAAGCTCGGGTCTTCATTTGGCAGCTCAAGATAGGAAAGGGGAATATTTGTGCTTGGAAGTGAATGCTTCGGATTCTAGGGTTGTGGCAAAGAAATGTTTGTGTGTTGGAGATGATCTTAGTAATTTCCGCACGTGTGCTGACAATCCTCAATCACAATGGTTTAAACTTGTTCCAACAAatgtttga